One Candidatus Paceibacterota bacterium genomic window carries:
- the rsmH gene encoding 16S rRNA (cytosine(1402)-N(4))-methyltransferase RsmH, protein MKYTYMEWHESVLVQEVLGGLAVKEGDIILDVTAGDGGHLSAFCDRYGDSVELIGTDADGQQIARAKERLSGVIADNKCRVTFVVNNFRDLDQSLKTVGHDSVDKILFDLGWSTPQIEQSGRGFSFRRDEPLKMMYASEMGDSGVTAETVVNSWDEKALRTIIRGYGEERFAGRIARCITEARERKRIESTKELAQIIEEAVPVWYRHGRLHSATLTFQAIRMAVNDEITVLEEGLRKSLEVLSPDGRVAVISFHSLEDRIVKRQFREWSKEKLGTIVTKKPVGPDDEEREANPRSRSAKLRIFQKNPAL, encoded by the coding sequence ATGAAGTATACGTATATGGAATGGCATGAGTCAGTATTAGTTCAGGAAGTGCTCGGCGGGCTAGCGGTGAAAGAAGGCGATATCATCCTTGATGTTACTGCCGGTGACGGCGGACATTTATCAGCCTTCTGTGATCGCTACGGTGACTCAGTTGAGCTTATTGGGACCGATGCTGATGGTCAACAGATCGCTCGGGCTAAGGAGAGGCTTTCCGGAGTAATCGCTGACAACAAATGCCGTGTAACGTTCGTTGTCAATAATTTCCGCGATCTGGATCAGTCTCTAAAAACGGTAGGACATGATTCTGTTGACAAGATCCTATTTGATCTTGGCTGGAGCACTCCGCAGATCGAACAGTCAGGCAGAGGTTTCAGTTTTCGGCGCGACGAGCCTCTGAAGATGATGTATGCAAGCGAGATGGGCGACAGTGGCGTGACAGCAGAGACCGTCGTTAATTCCTGGGATGAGAAGGCACTTCGAACGATCATCCGAGGATATGGTGAGGAGCGATTCGCCGGTCGCATCGCACGATGCATAACAGAGGCACGAGAGCGAAAGCGGATCGAAAGTACCAAGGAGCTCGCACAGATCATTGAGGAGGCTGTTCCGGTATGGTATCGACACGGCAGACTTCATTCGGCCACCTTGACCTTCCAGGCAATACGAATGGCGGTAAACGATGAGATCACGGTGCTCGAAGAGGGTCTACGAAAGAGCCTCGAGGTTCTTTCTCCTGACGGGCGTGTTGCAGTGATCAGCTTTCATAGTCTGGAAGACCGAATAGTTAAGCGTCAGTTTCGTGAATGGTCAAAAGAAAAGCTTGGCACAATCGTGACCAAGAAGCCGGTTGGACCAGACGATGAGGAACGAGAAGCAAATCCGCGATCAAGAAGTGCAAAATTACGAATATTCCAAAAGAATCCTGCATTATGA
- the mraZ gene encoding division/cell wall cluster transcriptional repressor MraZ, which produces MLIGEYTHSVDDKSRIALPSKFRKELGKKVIITRGLDTCLFLYSMSEWEKLSKHVGELGLSKADKRGLNRFLFAGAQEVDIDKNGRILIPDFLKTFAGLKSKVVFAGVYDRIEIWNDQAWSKYKRKIEGQADVLAEQLGETKEF; this is translated from the coding sequence ATGCTGATCGGCGAATATACCCATTCAGTAGACGATAAATCTCGAATCGCGCTACCGAGCAAATTTCGTAAAGAGCTTGGTAAAAAAGTGATCATCACCCGCGGTTTAGATACCTGCCTCTTTCTGTATTCGATGAGTGAATGGGAAAAACTGAGTAAGCATGTTGGTGAGCTTGGTCTTTCAAAAGCAGATAAACGAGGCCTCAACCGATTCTTGTTCGCCGGAGCTCAAGAAGTAGACATCGACAAGAACGGCCGTATTCTGATCCCGGATTTTCTTAAAACATTTGCCGGTCTCAAGAGTAAGGTTGTTTTTGCCGGAGTCTATGATCGGATCGAGATCTGGAATGACCAGGCGTGGAGTAAGTACAAACGCAAGATAGAAGGGCAGGCGGATGTTCTCGCCGAACAGCTCGGCGAAACGAAGGAATTCTGA
- the lysS gene encoding lysine--tRNA ligase produces the protein MASIEEIRQERLQKLEKLRERGVNPYPVESRADYTLADLRGRFTELSEVGEKVTLVGRVLSLRPQGKITFCNISDGTARFQGLLKRGEGVSEELFDLWEETVDVGDVIQWTGTLLVTKRGEETLEVSDWSMLTKSLRPLPEKWHGLQDQETKYRQRYLDILMSDETRDRFVARSKIVQAIRSFLDDDGYLEVETPVLQRLAGGATAQPFQTHHNALDLDLYLRVAPELYLKELLVAGYQKVYELGRLFRNEGIDVTHNPEFTTVEFYVAYSTAERHRGFIEQVIQGTVERVTGGTDVLFGDDMISYAAPFDVITYTDLLKTHAGIEDVGSLSLEQAKAKAQELCVPVADSDTTVKIVDNIYKKTCKPKLIQPTYIVEYPTDFSPLAKQKDDDPTMVDRYQLVVGGLEIVNGFSELNDPVEQKRRFEAQQKVKEAGDEEAQPFDQEYIEAIEYGLPPAAGSAISIDRMTMLLTDSHNIRDVILFPLLKPKEGQ, from the coding sequence ATGGCATCAATCGAGGAGATCCGACAGGAACGACTCCAAAAACTTGAAAAACTACGTGAACGGGGTGTGAATCCGTATCCGGTAGAATCACGTGCGGACTATACACTCGCAGATCTGCGAGGGCGTTTTACTGAGCTTTCTGAGGTTGGAGAGAAGGTTACGCTTGTCGGTAGAGTTCTGTCGCTGCGCCCGCAAGGGAAGATAACGTTTTGCAATATAAGCGACGGAACAGCTCGCTTCCAGGGTCTGCTTAAGCGCGGTGAAGGAGTGAGCGAAGAACTCTTCGATCTTTGGGAGGAAACAGTTGATGTAGGGGATGTTATTCAGTGGACCGGGACACTCTTGGTCACAAAGCGTGGTGAAGAAACGCTCGAGGTCAGCGACTGGTCAATGCTGACCAAGTCACTGCGTCCTTTGCCCGAGAAATGGCACGGTCTACAGGATCAGGAAACAAAGTACCGACAGCGATACCTTGATATTTTAATGTCTGACGAAACGCGTGATCGGTTCGTAGCTCGCTCAAAGATCGTTCAGGCGATACGCTCATTTTTGGATGACGACGGATACTTGGAGGTTGAAACACCGGTCCTTCAGCGTCTTGCCGGTGGCGCGACTGCTCAGCCGTTTCAAACGCACCACAACGCGCTCGATCTAGATCTGTACTTGCGTGTGGCCCCCGAGCTGTACCTCAAAGAATTGCTTGTGGCCGGTTACCAGAAGGTGTACGAGCTTGGACGTCTATTTCGAAATGAGGGAATAGATGTAACTCATAATCCGGAGTTTACGACGGTAGAATTTTATGTTGCCTACAGCACGGCCGAGCGACACCGCGGTTTTATTGAGCAAGTCATTCAAGGTACCGTAGAACGAGTCACCGGCGGCACCGATGTTCTGTTTGGCGATGATATGATCTCGTATGCTGCGCCGTTTGATGTTATTACCTATACCGATTTGCTCAAAACGCACGCCGGCATTGAGGATGTAGGAAGCCTCTCGCTCGAGCAAGCAAAAGCAAAAGCTCAAGAGCTCTGTGTGCCGGTAGCCGATTCTGATACAACCGTAAAGATAGTTGATAATATTTATAAAAAAACATGCAAGCCAAAGCTCATTCAGCCTACGTATATTGTCGAATACCCAACTGATTTTTCTCCGCTGGCTAAACAAAAGGACGATGACCCGACAATGGTTGACCGGTACCAGTTAGTAGTTGGCGGTCTGGAGATAGTTAATGGATTCTCAGAATTAAATGATCCGGTCGAGCAAAAGAGGCGGTTTGAAGCGCAACAGAAGGTAAAAGAAGCCGGAGACGAGGAGGCTCAGCCGTTCGATCAGGAATACATTGAAGCTATTGAGTACGGTCTACCGCCGGCAGCCGGCTCAGCTATTTCGATAGATCGCATGACGATGCTTCTGACAGATTCCCACAATATACGCGACGTTATATTGTTCCCGCTACTGAAACCCAAAGAGGGTCAGTGA
- the greA gene encoding transcription elongation factor GreA produces MADEKEYLTPEKHQEVQDELEYLRTRRRKEVADQLEYAKSLGDLSENAEYQEARDMQAKVEDRIAHLEHLLKNAEIVSTHGVDSVTVGSHVVLVQKEKGKTQEFTIVGTEEADTTQGKISIKSPIGEVIFGKKKGDEVVAQTPGGAKSYVIKDIS; encoded by the coding sequence ATGGCTGATGAGAAAGAATATTTAACTCCGGAAAAGCATCAGGAAGTGCAAGACGAACTTGAATATCTACGGACACGTCGTCGCAAGGAAGTTGCTGATCAGCTCGAATACGCCAAGTCACTTGGCGACCTTTCTGAGAACGCAGAGTACCAGGAGGCACGTGACATGCAAGCTAAAGTTGAGGATCGTATTGCGCACCTCGAACATCTTTTGAAGAACGCTGAGATCGTCTCTACTCACGGAGTAGATTCGGTAACCGTAGGGTCGCATGTTGTTTTGGTCCAGAAGGAAAAAGGAAAAACTCAAGAATTTACGATCGTAGGAACTGAAGAAGCAGACACAACACAGGGTAAGATATCAATTAAATCACCGATCGGTGAGGTGATCTTTGGTAAAAAGAAAGGCGACGAGGTGGTTGCCCAAACACCGGGTGGGGCTAAGAGTTATGTTATAAAAGATATTTCGTAG